The region tGCTTCAAAATTAACAGCTTTGGAACTTAATTCCATAAGACTTCACATTTTGTTGCCCTGCTGCAATGCAATGAAAGTGAATGAAGTTATGTCTTCCTCCTGACTGTAAATTCGAAGAAGTGTGAAACAGAATTCCTGTGAATTACCTCAGCCAAACATTACTTTAAGTTCTTGTCTTCTTTTGAGTTGATAGTATGTTTAGCATCCAGATATAAGAAATGTTTGACATCCAGGAAGGCTACTGTTTCTGGTCCAGATAAAGGAATGGATAGTAATTATTGCCTGTACTCATTGTTGCAGCACTAAGGGGTCTTCTTTCCCTTGTAGGCTACTACTCGTCTGGGAGGAAAGAGCCGCTTtagcaaagctgaaagaaaaagttattcaTGAAGATGGAAGAGCAATTTTAAGGATAGAGGAAGAAGAATGGAAGGTAGTGTTGACAGGACTGAATGTTGCTTGAGTTGAATGACTGACGCATTAGAAAAATGCTATTTGCAACTTTATACTCACAGTTGTACTATTTTTACATATGTAGTGCTCACTGTGTGCTTTACTAACAAGGAAATGAGGCACACTATTGTGAAAGTGTAAGagcacactgattttttttcagtcctgagTATTAAGCATTACTCTACAAAAATATAGTCCGAAATTTGGCTTTCTGCATTAGAAATTACTCAGTATGTGAGTTTTATTATATAAATCCTTATTTAACATTAACACACCAGAACAACTGAAGTGTATCAAGGTGAAAACCTCTGTGCTTAGGTGCATGGGAATATTTCTTACTGttgtttactttatttttctaagactGAAAATGAGTCAGTAGGCCCATCATTCTTGTTTCTAATGCATGGGGGGAGCGGCCAACAACAAAGACGTTTTGTTAACAGAGTAGGAAATGCAACTTAGATCACTATTTAAATGCAAGATGTTATTTAAAGCAGTTTCATCTTCAGTTTtactggctttgtttttttacaaacaaacagaaaaagcaagccTGAGGTTTTTTCAAGCTGTGGCAGCACTGCAGTTATCTAAATCCTGGGAGCAAAAAGTGGGCAGATTAAATCTGTGGTCAGAATGACCTGCATTGATGGTGTTTGTTTTGAGATGCTGCAGCATAGcttgagaaggaggaaagatttctctttttttaaattattttttgtttttaatgaccAGGCTGTTactgtttcaaataaaactttgaCCTAAGCCTCCATTCTTGTTGTATACtaaactgaatttcttctggttcatatttctttttttagacaCTACCTTCGTGCTTATTGAAACTCGTCCATCTCCAGGAATGGCAGCTTCATAGAACTAGTTTGCAGAAAATTCCTCAGTTCATTGGAAGGTTTCACAACCTTGTTGTTCTGGATCTATCCCGGAACTCAGTTGAAAGTATACCTAAAGAAATTGGTGAGctatgctttcttttattttaacctgcttttctaagaaaattaatcttACACAAATGTGCCATTTTTTGTGCACTTTGCACGAGTAACAATCCTACTGGGTAGCTGGAAAACAGACAATTTTAATCTGACAGTGAGAGAGATCTGTAATCTATGGATTCcctataaataataaaaatatggcCAGATGGAAGAGACAGAACTTTATGAAAGCTCCCCATgagaaaaaaggttttaagCACAGCAGATACTAGACATCAGAATCCAGCTAGAAAAGTGATAGAGCAAACCAGCCTTCGTGGTCTGATTCTGCAGCATGAGTAGCCTATGttcatgagggtttttttttaggttttgaggggttttttttgtagttctCAACTAGAACGTAGCTCTATGCTGGAGTCCTGAAGTCCTACTGTGTGAATTTCagtgaatctttttttctggtgagaACACAGAGCGTTTGTATAACAGTGTaaggaaaacacacaacaaGTAATATTGTATTTCAAATAGAACTAACATGtatcttttctcatttgtgCTCTCTGCAGGCCAGCTGACAAGCCTCCAAGAGCTGCTTCTCAGCTACAACAGAATAAAGTCTGTTCCTAAGGAAATAAGTAACTGTGTGAGTCTGGAAAGATTGGAACTGGCTGTCAACAGGAGTATCCGTGATCTTCCTCCTCAGGTTTTGACAAACTGTTTTGTTTAGTCTTGTTTAACACATATTTTGAATTTATCCAAAGCCAATTATCATTAAACACTGTACAACGTGTTTTCAGATTTCCTTTGATGTTCTGATTTCACAACTACTCCACAGAAACACTTACGTGAACAGTATTTATATGACAAAGCCACGAGAAGGACATGCTTATAGCTGAGTAGTTGAAGGAGCCCATCTTTATTTTGTCCAGATAAATGACTTGGTAGTGCAGATAGGACAGTGATACACTTGGTGTTCTCTTGTTTAGGCTGAAGGTCTTCACTGATTTACCCCTCTGAGGATCGGATGCCTTTGCACAGAGAAGTTTCTTTTTGTAGTTGAGAACACAAATTGAAACCGTGTGCTGGGACACAGCTGTAAGCATCTTTACCAGGTGCTAGTTATGAAGACGGTTTGTGCAATTCATACAACTGCCTATGCATAAAGAGTTGGACACATGTTGTTCTGAAATGTTGAAAGCAATTagagagaataaaaacaacTGCTCACACCATTGATATTTAATTTGGACTGACCTAAATGTGAAAGAGACCTACATCTCTAAGATTAGTCTATTAGAGATGACAAATATGTAACTGTATttacttgttttatttatttaaaaagtagcAGTGGCAATAGTTGACAGCAGTCAGTGCCTTGCAGCATCGAGTAAGTCCAGAAAGTAATACCTAACAACAaatctttaaatgaaattataaactGTTAATCAGAATCCAAAATTTACAAAATCTTTGTGGATACCGGTTACGTGGTGTAAAGCAGAGTgctagcttttaaaaatgacagcTGATAGCAAACAGACAGTTCTGCTCTGTTCAAAGTAAGTGATGTGAACACCGTGAAGCTTTCGTTATGTATACTTGGACATTGTAAAAGCACCTGAAGGCATGATCTACAAAAGATGTTGCAATACCGAATGATGCtatgtttaatttttagaaTGTCTTGCCATAGTAGTAAACTTCACAACATGGGAAGTGTCTGGTTTCACTCTAAAACACACTCCGTGCATTTTGATccataaaaatagaaatatttgacTAATGAAAAATGGCACATGGCATGGAGAAACACCATTGGTATGAAATACTAAGGACAAtggtatatttaaaatatcttttgttcTCAAGGTGTGGGGTATACCTGCATTGTAGGCATGGCATTCAGCTTCTCAGCAGGTAGGGCTCTCCCTGCCTGGTGGGTAATGAAGTTGTTCTGCCAAATCAGTTTCGAACTCACCTGCCTTCTAGGTAAGAACTGTAATTGTTAGGTAATATGGGCTAATGTCACTCAGAAACCGTTCTGCCTCTCCTAACTCTAAAAGGTCTTGTAATGTTTTataattggtttttttttcaatcaatgTTATTACAGCACTGCTCTAACAGAACGCCTGTACAAACTTGCGttacatttccctttctttgcagCTCAGTGATTTAAAGAAGCTTTCACACATAGACTTGTGCATGAATCAGTTTACTACCATCCCTTCAGCTCTTCTCAACATGCCAAATCTAGAATGGTTAGATATGGGGGGAAATAAACTCCAGGAACTTCCTGATGCAATTGACAggtaaatgaaatttaaagctCATATCTTTGGCTTAATTCTATTGCATTGGAATtctaattattaaattaattctaattattaaattaattctaattattaaattaataaattctaATTATTAAATCCTactttaaaagattattttaatgttaacaTCACCACAATCTTAAGATTTATCAGCCTTAATGTGATATTTTGGATGATCTGGAATAATCCATTCAATAAACAATAAATTCAATATTAACAATCAAGTTAAATGTTTCTTGCCAGTGATATTTTTCACTGGAGGTTAGGCAATTATCTTGGATATGGGGTTTTCTTTGAGAACTGTTATATTCTTTATGCAAGTCCTTTACATGGCTGTAAAACTGAATCAATTACTTCACGTTAATGATTGATaacattaattttctaaatGTCCATTGATTGCacatatacatattttacaGAATGGAAAATCTCCACACTTTGTGGCTCCAAAGGAATGAGATACATTCTTTGCCAGAAACCATTTGTAATATGAAAAATCTTAGTACTCTTGTTCTGAGCAACAACAAACTTAAGGATATCCCAACTTGTATGAAGGACATGACAAATCTGAGGTAAGAAAAAGcgacagaaatataaataaaaatactagaaGATAAAGTTTTAAAGCCTTCCTTGAACTGTATATCGGAGTGATGCTAAGAAAGTGGGAAAGAAAACGCAAGTCCACAGTTGTACAGGTGGACACAATGCCTTGTAAATAAGCATAAATTACACAGATTCACATTGGTTGACGGTCTGGTCCAGAAAGCTTTGTGTATCACAACTCATTTAAAGAAGCAGCCTACAGTAGTGACAGTCCCAAATGTAAAAGGAGACTGCAATACATGTTCTCATTTCTGAAAGGTCTAAGTACCCACTTCTAATTGGCCTTTTATATCACTCTCTAAAGCCAAGAGCCAGGAGGATAAAATATtgacaagaataaaaatgacaaaaagtaGAACTTTGGCACTGAAAATTCAAGCTTTTAGAATTAAACAAAATGGACTATATATAAAGATGTGGATGAAACTCTCCTgtacttgattaaaaaaaataaaagagagtgGATGTAAATTTTTAATTGGTAGAAttggaaatattattttgtatacTGCGACAAACTTTCCTGTTTGCCTTTTCGTTAAAATTATCGGATGCTGGCCAGTTAGAGAAAGAATGCTAGTGCAAATAAATCATGCTGAACCCAGTAAGACTTCCTGTTTTCAGGTGttttggaagaagcagcaactctttaaacaaatacacagaAGCCTAGGTCCAGGGATGGATGAAGAACAGGGAGGCAGGGCTGCCTTGCAAAATTGGGGGGATGCAGGCATTTGCCTTTTTGTTGTCATCCATTCATTTGTGGAAGCTCTGTAAGGCTGACAATGAGGTAAAAACCTGATGACAAAATGACAAGGACTGCAATGTTTTCTCCCACCACAATCAGCTACTGATATTATAAAGCATCATCTTATCTTAGTTTACTTAATATTACTAATACAGTAGTGGCTTTAGGATAAGAGAAGACTACTTTTGCTTAAAATAGCATTTGAGAAATCTTATTTCAATAGTTCTCTCTGGACAAAACTAACTGCAAGAGTAACCTTTTCTGGTGAATTGTCAGATTTGTCAACTTCAGAGACAACCCCCTGGAGTTAGAGGTAATGCTCCCTCCATGTGAGAAtacagaagaggaggaacaaCAGGAAATGTTTGGCATTGAATTCATGCATGTGTATATCCAGGAGTCACTCAAGAAAACAGGTGTGGCTTTTTTACTAATTCTAATCCCTCTAGAAtacagtgaggaagggaaagaTAAACTGGGTAAAAGAAAGCTAGGATATGTatacaaataaaacatgaataatCCTCTTTATAAATGattgatgttttaaaaaaatctgtaaacaGATTTTCACTGAGGGAAAATCAGGAGGTAGCACAGTATGTTTTCACGTGCACAGCATGTATTCTAATAGGAACATACTGGAACCATGGAACATGGGAATAAGTGTTCCCAAGTTACCTTCAGCCTGTAAACTGGAAGTTGATGACTGTCCCTTGTATTTGCAATTTAATCAGAATTTGCATAGCGTGAGTCTTCCAGCACTGTTTGTCTCATGAAGCTCTACTTTCTCTCTTCTTGGACGTTGCCAAGAGAGAGACTGCCATGGAGAATGTAATAGAGATCCCCGTGTTCCCAGCATACAACATTTTTTAGCAGTGAAGTATCAACTCCTGATAAACATGTTTCTCACAACTTGCTTTCCCCGACAGAAAATCCAGTCACCGAAACAAAACACCCACAGTTTCATCCCATTTCTAACTGCTGTCAGTAGTCTCAGAAGTAACAGCTTGAAGGTTCCAGTGAGAGACCAAAATAAGCACTTTTGAACAGATGTGCCGGCAGCAGCCGTTACTCAGAGAGAGAACTTTACTCACTGCAGATATGAAACGTTCTCTGATCTTCATTCTATATATCATGAAGGCTTACAAAATGAATGACTGAAATGTTCTTGATTTAGAATGCTAagccagctttttttttgtcaatatttcacaaatgaaTAATCAAGGCAGCAAAAATACATCAGGATGATTGTTTACtaatcatttttcttccttaacaGATTCCCCAGCAGCATGGACTGATGAAAGTACCTAGgtgtatttaaataatttaagagGAAATACAAAGCTATCCTGAATGTCAAAGTAAACATAAAGGATGttaatttctcttattttaacCCACTGTCTTTCAGGACATCTGGAAAGTTGTACTTCTGATCCTTCTCCTGCCATAAATACTAATGAATAAACAACATTAACCGTGAATGGAAGAAAATACCCAGTATACTTCTAATGAAGTGGCATACAACAGGTTTCAAATATTCTTAGGGATTTTATTTATCCACTAATAAGAACTGGTTTCCACATTTAATTCCCAGTGAAACTGGGAAATAAGACCTTCTCCTGGGTACAGGAAAGgctaaaacttttttttataagcaaTGACTtattaggattttttaaaaagctaagttttatagggttttttttcccctatcaATTCCTGTCATGTAGTTGGCTCTAGTGTCAAAGATGGCCTTGGGACAGCTGTCAACAGGACATTCTCCAAGGACACGGCAGACTCTGTATAGTACTGTAGTGCAGCCTTGTATCCTCGTTGTTGTAAATATTCAATCCGCCCATGATCAATCAGCAGTTTACAGAGGCAGCCTATCTCCTTTCGTTCTTCAACAGTAAGTATCCTAGTTTCacacaaaggaggaaaagaacgAACGTGTCAGAAGAATGGTTTTGTTAATTGACGTTAGTAGTTAAGCTTAGAAAGACTATTGAAATCACTGTAAGTTCATTTCAATTCAGGCAAGCATGactgttcaaatattttgaaacgTATGTTCacaaaagttgtatttttaaagtaaagtaTTGCTAAAGATGTAGTAATTAAAGTGTTTCTGTAAAATGAGTCATTTTGAGGACCCAAACCAATTTCATATTCCACTATACATaatcttgcttttctgcaggagTTTATTTGCTAGAATCAAAATCACATACCCTTGTAAAGTATCAGAACCACACTCTGTCTTGCTGAATGTTTGCTCATGTTCTTCTGCCTTGTTAGTTTGATCTTCACTTTCTTCATTTGTAGAGGATTTGGTTGTGGTTTCTCGCATGCCACAAGTGGCCCAGCTActcattctctgaaaataatgaaattctaCTGGTCCAAGTCCTACTGATTTAAAGAACTCTCTGCCTACATAATGTGTCCAGTCACACTTGTGATGGCAGCACAGGGCAATAACAATTCCAGCTACACGCTTACAGTCATCTTTATTGCTTTCAGTATCAGCAGAGTTGTTAGAAGCCATCTCTGTCTGATCAGTCCTAGAGCATTTGGGTGCAggctcttcattttcttcatcactGCCAGCTGTGTAGCTTTCAACCAAGCATCTCAAAGCAAGATCTGGGAAAACATAGATATACCCCCTCAAAACAGCAATGAATGCCAAGCCATTACTTATACAGGCTGTATCATGGTTGCAACTGTACTTCCcataaagaagaataaaagtatACATCAAAATTGCTTTCTGGCTTAGTTTGTGAGGATAACTAAAAATTACAGATAtgctttgaaaacatgaaaagccTAAATCAATATTACGAGACCTCTGGAGCTACTAAGGGCTTATCCTCTAGAATATTTGTCCTACACAAGTAAATTTGAAATACTTTGGTTAATAAACTGGCATATTGTAGAAGGATCTCCTCCCTGTAAAACATGCAGGTATTTGCTCTAAAAGTTTTCTATCTAGGACACAATCTATTTAATGTGTATATGTACTTCTTAAATGTTTAACTGTGTCATCTTTGTAACAGTGCCTATACAGGTTCATATTTGAGATGCCTTTCTTCACGTAGTAGacaaaatattaggaaaagtgtATGAGTGGACAGAAACACATTCTTCTCCTCTGCTTGCAATACGTAATCAGCCAATACAGATTTAGAAAGGAAACATCTTCTTTCTAAACAGTAGAGGtgatgatgttaaaaaaaaaaaacaaccaaacccagACCTTCAACAGTTTATAAATAAGCGATCCATGCTGCCACACAGTTCTTTGTTCtactctattaaaaaaaaaaaaacccaaacaagaaaGATTTTACTTCTCTCTAAAGTAACCTTGCATCTACTATCCATTTGCTATTCCACTGAAGTCCACAGATATTTAGAAATATAATTGTTACTTTCACCAACAAAAGATTAGAGGACAAGAAAAGCTTAAAAGGACAGTTTGGAAGACCAGTCTCTTCAGATCGTTAAGATTTAGTATCCTAACTTACTGCAGTTAACACATACGTAATTCATACCTGTTGCAGCACCACACAAGTGCTTCCCAATTCCTACCACTGGtagttttttcttctccaaaacaggTACCTTCtctggagggagaaaaaaaaagaaagaaaataaacacgCACGCAATCCACAACAACCCCAGAACCTCTATTATTATAGTTGgagcagtatttttttctggataataTCACTTCAGTACATTTAAAGGACTCTTGACCACTACTGAAAATGCAGTCATAAGCTataaaaaagtttctttttctaaaataaataaagataattgGATGCTATGGCTGAGAAGCGTATTTAACCATTTCGGCCTTTCTACGAGGCCTCCAAAATGTGACATTAATGAACCTCCGGATGATGGGTGTTCCCACAAATTCTCTAGTATTGGTATGTGTTGCAATCAATGATATGCATGACTGGCTTCATTCTGCACACCTAAAACAAACAGTGCAAATCCTGCAAGTTCtaaaaaactttcaaaatgcttttgttttggtaCTTCTCACCTATAAGGATGTCCTGTAAGTATATAAAGCCAGAAAATTGTATCTCTCTGTTTAatgtatttgtgtgtatatgtacatgcacacacagcatTAACGGGTCCAAGCAACCACTGAGAATAATCTTCAAAACCCAGTGCATTTAAAGCATGCTGCATACAAGCTGACTTGAACTCCACTATTCAAAATCTGAAACTAAGCCTCTATTTCAGAGTTATACAAACTAGGAAGGAACTTACTTAAACATAAATGTTGAATATCAACTTGAAGCCTTTCAAATAGAGAATctcttcttttatgttttccatcCACCTGTGTAAACAGAACAATATTAATTAGGGTTAGCCATAATGATTATAATTTTGCACCAGGTATAAATGCCAGACTTTTTTCCTGTCAAGGCAGCATATGTACATTTCCAACATTATACACCAGgacttttttt is a window of Cuculus canorus isolate bCucCan1 chromosome 8, bCucCan1.pri, whole genome shotgun sequence DNA encoding:
- the TRMT13 gene encoding tRNA:m(4)X modification enzyme TRM13 homolog isoform X1 codes for the protein MAARAGGAGADMAAPTGPCGACPIPGRCAYFVERKKRFCKMILAAGKRFCAEHGQQEEENGRKRIPCPLDPKHTVYEDQLQKHLKKCNSREKPKPVYFVQDINAGLKDVAEVPEKQLPVSSLSKEELQNLIIKLKKASNGLEVHLKEQILSHQALEEALSDPKNGQSAFKHLKQQASILGNMEKLHLLGPGRCFVEFGAGRGKLSHWVDVALQNVENIQFLLVERAATRFKVDGKHKRRDSLFERLQVDIQHLCLKKVPVLEKKKLPVVGIGKHLCGAATDLALRCLVESYTAGSDEENEEPAPKCSRTDQTEMASNNSADTESNKDDCKRVAGIVIALCCHHKCDWTHYVGREFFKSVGLGPVEFHYFQRMSSWATCGMRETTTKSSTNEESEDQTNKAEEHEQTFSKTECGSDTLQGILTVEERKEIGCLCKLLIDHGRIEYLQQRGYKAALQYYTESAVSLENVLLTAVPRPSLTLEPTT
- the LRRC39 gene encoding leucine-rich repeat-containing protein 39, whose protein sequence is MTESAVCVGTFTAVKALWEVRIHKINEELQKEKEFRQRSAGRLLLVWEERAALAKLKEKVIHEDGRAILRIEEEEWKTLPSCLLKLVHLQEWQLHRTSLQKIPQFIGRFHNLVVLDLSRNSVESIPKEIGQLTSLQELLLSYNRIKSVPKEISNCVSLERLELAVNRSIRDLPPQLSDLKKLSHIDLCMNQFTTIPSALLNMPNLEWLDMGGNKLQELPDAIDRMENLHTLWLQRNEIHSLPETICNMKNLSTLVLSNNKLKDIPTCMKDMTNLRFVNFRDNPLELEVMLPPCENTEEEEQQEMFGIEFMHVYIQESLKKTGHLESCTSDPSPAINTNE
- the TRMT13 gene encoding tRNA:m(4)X modification enzyme TRM13 homolog isoform X2 translates to MAARAGGAGADMAAPTGPCGACPIPGRCAYFVERKKRFCKMILAAGKRFCAEHGQQEEENGRKRIPCPLDPKHTVYEDQLQKHLKKCNSREKPKPVYFVQDINAGLKDVAEVPEKQLPVSSLSKEELQNLIIKLKKASNGLEVHLKEQILSHQALEEALSDPKNGQSAFKHLKQQNVENIQFLLVERAATRFKVDGKHKRRDSLFERLQVDIQHLCLKKVPVLEKKKLPVVGIGKHLCGAATDLALRCLVESYTAGSDEENEEPAPKCSRTDQTEMASNNSADTESNKDDCKRVAGIVIALCCHHKCDWTHYVGREFFKSVGLGPVEFHYFQRMSSWATCGMRETTTKSSTNEESEDQTNKAEEHEQTFSKTECGSDTLQGILTVEERKEIGCLCKLLIDHGRIEYLQQRGYKAALQYYTESAVSLENVLLTAVPRPSLTLEPTT